Proteins from a single region of Bombus pascuorum chromosome 5, iyBomPasc1.1, whole genome shotgun sequence:
- the LOC132907595 gene encoding uncharacterized protein LOC132907595 isoform X3, producing the protein MVSPSKIQHQEQKQPSRENKLNKHSHVHTKKELKSLEGKSFYLDIKNHATTAKIEAKIKDLGGVIELFLIRSVDLVISDRVDKTGYINFEKHKWGCASGGSGGPPSLRSLETPTPMPTPPTSFFSPECPLSNTTNLRGQTTQRSKSRVEAMLERALIQPQQCSVDPLYNAQNWGIPIWAIDKLQSWLDKIYSSVKDTNHLKQLRHSHQQCSTKDIKVRHLKGPYLKFESFQRDTRPIFVELPVWPTLNFHGDPGSCPFNTKRREKLEKLEKEVKENREGIQAINQEEKKDMTRRPRTSVRTRRAEKLASGYCEICRIRYRDLAKHVQSDQHLSFVQNDDNFLSLDKLINAGANVEAFLKLNRGKNIEKDCNLFSNGDRNLHDTVLPEGKVNRNAKDLEDFDVGDIKMVQRNGARRNLSLRLNSSHNLRTRTRHESGHLLRSKGSPWHEADKTEKFYDEFEGFTIKKRAKGTIWIEEDEPGDKYIEEDELKESKQNEYKIKTFSAELEEKCCNEKNCETYNKLKDTNNQDIQRTINCNNEENSIENDTQRIKQEQTPTKSKNHDQINGNIKNGCNENLLSTNENSRIKPCKVSSGNETLKELTCKLQLENTPSSAKRLSEHNDINTDTICNGHSIRDEQKINTTLNNTEKNEVAKEEKSKCCKSNRRGSRSVRGRHRLSVEERLIEDNRAYYKVEVLGSKLRSSVLSNNNSQCTVQKDEDSEEKKEVPSSEKPVVVRFKRVRKSELSLLSDEAESFMFRELKRDDSSEISDDEQSSVLPRDTESECNDNGNSICPSSFLTSSSPVKSETTEDDSQDSLSLGRARKKRRTQTEALIKDNVDYYKFETPGSRLRYQAPLTGIKENQEKIEGNIVEKDIEIAKVYPSKPSPEVEKMQFSFEAVPKSEPWYQTYQRQDEGAEFWHYFSEGDSQKPFLLPYEIENFHEILIKNQNRAENKKKGRGRSIGCIGRSPRKSPRCHASTLAIMSTIIRKKEQQQQSSNLYTIDECQSIRSHANTPRPDQKTELKSDVDEDLKEMVKSIDEMLNNANDSFELIESFEPDTTQMELNFYEPNIPRGPPPNLLELLDSCHDIVNCLENSSCASSECGEGSVESPLKRRKKRKNRTGWPGIKMKRRLQSKPLVDINCDRENLVEKNIGQSEKDCNVQVTNMSNRLTEEGNIKIAASVTSSIKQDEQSLGFGQRKDDGRLFEVYTSNISSNTRHDENEKKDVHLHLICATRLTEISY; encoded by the exons ATGGTATCGCCATCCAAAATTCAACATCAGGAGCAGAAGCAGCCAtcaagagaaaataaattaaacaaacattCAC ATGTTCATACAAAGAAGGAACTGAAATCATTGGAAGGAAAGTCGTTTTACTTGGATATCAAGAATCATGCTACTACAGCTAAAATAGAAGCTAAGATTAAAGATTTGGGAGGA gtaatagaattatttttaatacggAGTGTAGACCTGGTGATTAGTGACAGAGTAGACAAGACTGGTTACATAAATTTTGAGAAACATAAATGGGGTTGTGCCAGTGGAGGCAGCGGGGGACCTCCCTCGCTGAGGAGTTTAGAAACTCCAACCCCCATGCCAACTCCTCCAACATCATTTTTTAGTCCTGAATGCCCCTTGTCTAATACAACCAATCTACGGGGTCAAACTACCCAAAGATCT AAATCGCGGGTGGAGGCAATGTTGGAGCGTGCTCTGATACAGCCACAACAGTGTTCCGTGGATCCACTCTACAACGCTCAAAATTGGGGAATTCCTATTTGGGCAATTGATAAACTTCAGTCTTGGCTTGACAAAATCTACTCATCTGTTAAAGACACTAAtcatttgaaacaattaagaCACTCGCATCAACAGTGTTCAACTAAAGATATAAAGGTCAGACATCTCAAGGGTCCTTATCTGAAATTTGAATCCTTTCAGAG GGATACTAGACCTATATTTGTTGAACTGCCTGTGTGGCCAACATTGAATTTTCACGGTGATCCAGGCTCTTGTCCTTTCAATACTAAGAGACGAGAGAAGCTGgaaaaattagagaaagaagtaaaagaaaacaggGAAGGTATTCAGGCTATCAACCAAGAGGAG AAAAAAGACATGACTCGGCGACCACGAACATCTGTCCGCACTCGAAGAGCAGAAAAATTAGCTTCCGGTTATTGTGAAATTTGCCGTATTAGATATAGAGATCTGGCCAAACATGTGCAAAGCGATCAGCATCTTAGCTTTGTTCAAAATGATGATAATTTCTTGTCTTTGGATAAATTGATTAATGCAGGAGCCAACGTAGAAGCGTTTTTAAAACTAAACAGAGGAAAAAATATAGA AAAAGATTGCAATTTGTTTTCCAATGGGGATCGTAATCTTCATGACACAGTATTACCAGAAGGGAAGGTTAATAGAAATGCAAAAGATTTAGAGGATTTTGACGTTGGAGACATAAAAATGGTACAACGTAATGGCGCACGTCGGAACCTCagtttaagattaaattcctCTCATAATTTACGTACACGTACAAGACACGAAAGCGGCCATTTATTAAGATCAAAAGGTAGTCCCTGGCATGAAGCCGATAAAACGGAGAAGTTTTATGACGAATTTGAAGGTTTTACTATCAAAAAGCGAGCGAAAGGGACAATTTGGATCGAAGAAGATGAACCAGGggataaatatatagaagaaGACGAATTAAAAGAATCTAAGCAAaatgaatacaaaattaaaacattctcGGCggaattagaagaaaaatgttgtaacgaaaaaaattgtgaaacaTATAACAAACTTAAAGATACTAACAATCAGGACATACAAAGgacaataaattgtaataacgaagaaaatagtaTTGAAAATGATACCCAACGCATCAAACAAGAACAAACTCCTACAAAGAGTAAAAATCATGATCAAATTAAtggaaacataaaaaatgGTTGTAATGAAAATCTTTTAAGTACAAATGAAAACAGTCGTATTAAACCTTGTAAAGTTTCGTCTGGAAACGAAACTTTAAAAGAATTAACTTGCAAATTACAGTTAGAAAATACTCCATCAAGTGCAAAAAGGTTATCAGAGCACAATGATATCAATACAGACACAATCTGTAATGGTCATTCTATAAGGGATGaacagaaaattaatacaacattgaataatacagaaaagaacgaagtagcaaaagaagagaaatcaAAATGTTGTAAGTCAAATAGAAGAGGTAGTCGGAGCGTCAGAGGACGACACAGGTTGTCCGTTGAAGAACGTTTGATCGAAGATAATCGTGCATATTATAAAGTGGAAGTGTTAGGAAGTAAGTTAAGATCGAGTGTATTGTCAAACAATAATTCTCAATGTACAGTTCAAAAGGATGAGGATAGtgaagagaagaaggaagtgCCATCTAGTGAAAAACCAGTAGTTGTACGATTTAAACGTGTAAGGAAGTCGGAACTATCATTACTAAGTGATGAAGCGGAATCTTTTATGTTTAGGGAACTTAAACGAGATGATTCGAGTGAAATAAGCGATGACGAACAGAGTAGCGTATTACCAAGGGATACTGAAAGTGAGTGTAACGATAACGGCAATTCTATCTGTCCTAGCTCATTCTTAACTTCTAGTTCACCTGTAAAATCGGAAACTACCGAAGACGATTCTCAAGACTCTTTAAGTTTGGGACGAGCTAGAAAAAAAAGACGGACACAAACAGAAGCGCTGATCAAAGATAACGTTGATTATTACAAATTCGAAACTCCTGGGAGCAGATTAAGGTATCAGGCACCTCTAACTggtattaaagaaaatcaggaaaaaatagaaggtaatattgtcgagaaagatatagaaatagCAAAGGTGTATCCGTCCAAACCCTCACCAGAGGTtgaaaaaatgcaattttcttTTGAAGCCGTACCAAAGTCTGAACCATGGTATCAAACGTATCAACGGCAAGATGAAGGGGCAGAATTTTGGCACTATTTTAGCGAAGGTGACTCACAAAAACCATTTCTTTTACcgtatgaaattgaaaattttcacgaaattttgataaaaaaccaaaatagagcggaaaataaaaaaaaaggtcgCGGACGGAGCATAGGTTGTATTGGACGATCACCTAGGAAAAGTCCTCGTTGTCATGCTTCTACATTAGCTATTATGTCaacaattataagaaaaaaagaacaacaacaacagtCTTCGAATTTGTACACGATAGATGAATGCCAATCCATCAGGTCACATGCAAATACTCCCAGACCTGATCAGAAAACTGAGTTGAAATCTGATGTGGATGAAGATCTAAAAGAAATGGtaaaaagtatcgacgaaATGCTTAATAATGCAAACGATAGTTTCGAGTTGATTGAATCGTTCGAGCCAGATACAACACAGATGGAATTGAATTTCTATGAACCAAATATCCCAAGAGGACCACCTCCAAACTTGCTTGAATTATTGGACAGTTGTCACGATATCGTAAACTGTTTAGAAAATTCATCATGTGCAAGTTCCGAGTGTGGTGAGGGAAGTGTCGAGTCACCTttaaaacgaaggaagaagaggaaaaatagAACCGGATGGCCTGGAATTAAAATGAAGAGAAGACTCCAAAGCAAACCTCTAGTAGACATAAACTGTGACAGGGAAAACCTAGTGGAGAAAAATATAGGGCAGAGCGAGAAGGATTGTAATGTGCAGGTCACGAATATGTCTAATAGATTAACAGaagaaggtaatattaaaatagctGCATCCGTTACGAGTTCCATCAAACAAGATGAACAGTCATTAGGCTTCGGCCAGAGGAAGGACGACGGACGTTTATTCGAAGTGTATACCtcgaatatttcttctaaTACACGTCACGAcgaaaacgagaagaaagac GTTCACTTACATCTGATATGTGCAACGAGACTGacagaaatttcatattga